A stretch of Aedes aegypti strain LVP_AGWG chromosome 2, AaegL5.0 Primary Assembly, whole genome shotgun sequence DNA encodes these proteins:
- the LOC110675310 gene encoding uncharacterized protein LOC110675310 isoform X2 gives MSLEQIYFNENMKPSQSAVQITEMVGPKKIVPLTEALLHEKHCTLSTDVQEQMKSFEQRLADVEAKVERLHEICEECAQSVQVECGSELASMVSSIVPSEVEEAQERQILKYIVKEEGVKDVAVAPTVSLTELYDRMKAEERVREANFRRMHRNKQFRDLLLNGVAVDPSCCKRFREELPTSCSRDAPEEEKICKFK, from the exons atgtCTCTGGAACAAATTTACTTCAATGAAAACATGAAACCTTCTCAATCGGCCGTGCAAATAACCGAAATGGTTGGACCAAAAAAGATTGTACCGCTGACGGAAGCACTACTTCACGAAAAGCATTGCACTCTCTCTACGGATGTTCAGGAACAGATGAAATCCTTCGAACAACGCTTGGCAGACGTCGAAGCAAAGGTGGAACGTTTGCACGAAATTTGCGAAGAATGCGCCCAAAGTGTCCAGGTGGAATGCGGTTCGGAGTTGGCCAGTATGGTGAGTTCAATCGTGCCTTCCGAAGTCGAGGAAGCTCAGGAGCGTCAGATTCTGAAGTATATAGTCAAGGAAGAAGGAGTCAAAGATGTGGCCGTGGCGCCAACTGTATCCCTGACGGAACTGTACGATCGCATGAAGGCCGAAGAAAGAGTCCGGGAAGCCAACTTTCGGCGCATGCACCGTAACAAACAGTTTCGGGATTTGCTGCTGAATGGAGTGGCCGTGGACCCTAGCTGCTGTAAGCGATTCCGAGAGGAACTTCCAACAAGCTGCTCAAGAGATGCCCCAGAGGAAGAGAAG ATCTGCAAATTTAAATGA
- the LOC110675310 gene encoding uncharacterized protein LOC110675310 isoform X1 has product MSLEQIYFNENMKPSQSAVQITEMVGPKKIVPLTEALLHEKHCTLSTDVQEQMKSFEQRLADVEAKVERLHEICEECAQSVQVECGSELASMVSSIVPSEVEEAQERQILKYIVKEEGVKDVAVAPTVSLTELYDRMKAEERVREANFRRMHRNKQFRDLLLNGVAVDPSCCKRFREELPTSCSRDAPEEEKVFNICKFK; this is encoded by the exons atgtCTCTGGAACAAATTTACTTCAATGAAAACATGAAACCTTCTCAATCGGCCGTGCAAATAACCGAAATGGTTGGACCAAAAAAGATTGTACCGCTGACGGAAGCACTACTTCACGAAAAGCATTGCACTCTCTCTACGGATGTTCAGGAACAGATGAAATCCTTCGAACAACGCTTGGCAGACGTCGAAGCAAAGGTGGAACGTTTGCACGAAATTTGCGAAGAATGCGCCCAAAGTGTCCAGGTGGAATGCGGTTCGGAGTTGGCCAGTATGGTGAGTTCAATCGTGCCTTCCGAAGTCGAGGAAGCTCAGGAGCGTCAGATTCTGAAGTATATAGTCAAGGAAGAAGGAGTCAAAGATGTGGCCGTGGCGCCAACTGTATCCCTGACGGAACTGTACGATCGCATGAAGGCCGAAGAAAGAGTCCGGGAAGCCAACTTTCGGCGCATGCACCGTAACAAACAGTTTCGGGATTTGCTGCTGAATGGAGTGGCCGTGGACCCTAGCTGCTGTAAGCGATTCCGAGAGGAACTTCCAACAAGCTGCTCAAGAGATGCCCCAGAGGAAGAGAAGGTATTCAAT ATCTGCAAATTTAAATGA